One window from the genome of Variovorax sp. PAMC26660 encodes:
- a CDS encoding cation diffusion facilitator family transporter, producing MAESKVAIYGAIGANVAIAATKFVVAGVTGSSAMLSEGIHSAVDTFNGILLLVGLRLSKRPATVEHPFGHGKELYFWSLIVAVLIFGLGGGVSFYEGIQHIRHPEPMRDPTWNYIVLAAAALFEGVSFAIALREFRAQSRGMPFWQALDRSKDPTTYTVLAEDSAALVGLAVAALGIYFSHSLDMPALDGVASVVIGVLLAGVAVFLISQARGLLIGEGIRPETARAIRSMAMEQPSVENVGHVLSMYIGPDEVLVIVDVNFKDDTPTGDAADAIAAIEKQVRARFPMIKRIFVEASDAPAADTPAVP from the coding sequence ATGGCTGAATCCAAGGTTGCCATCTACGGCGCCATTGGCGCCAACGTGGCGATCGCGGCCACCAAGTTCGTCGTGGCGGGCGTCACGGGCAGCTCGGCGATGCTGTCCGAGGGCATCCACTCGGCGGTCGATACCTTCAACGGCATCCTTCTGCTGGTCGGCTTGCGCCTGAGCAAACGGCCCGCGACCGTCGAGCATCCGTTCGGCCACGGCAAGGAGCTGTACTTCTGGAGCCTGATCGTCGCGGTGCTGATCTTCGGGCTGGGCGGTGGCGTGTCTTTCTACGAAGGCATCCAGCACATCCGCCACCCGGAGCCGATGCGCGACCCCACCTGGAACTACATCGTGCTCGCGGCGGCGGCGCTGTTCGAGGGCGTGAGCTTTGCCATCGCGCTCAGGGAATTCCGCGCCCAGTCACGCGGCATGCCGTTCTGGCAGGCGCTGGACCGCAGCAAGGACCCGACCACCTACACCGTGCTGGCCGAAGATTCGGCCGCACTGGTCGGGTTGGCGGTGGCCGCGCTGGGCATCTACTTCAGCCACAGCCTCGACATGCCGGCGCTCGACGGCGTGGCCTCGGTGGTCATCGGCGTGCTGCTGGCCGGCGTGGCCGTGTTTCTCATCAGCCAGGCGCGCGGGTTGTTGATCGGCGAGGGCATTCGCCCCGAGACGGCGCGCGCCATCCGCAGCATGGCGATGGAGCAACCCAGCGTGGAGAACGTGGGCCATGTGCTGTCGATGTACATCGGCCCCGACGAAGTGCTCGTGATCGTCGACGTGAACTTCAAGGACGACACGCCCACCGGCGATGCAGCCGATGCCATCGCCGCCATCGAGAAGCAGGTGCGCGCGCGTTTCCCGATGATCAAGCGCATCTTTGTCGAGGCGAGCGATGCGCCGGCCGCCGACACGCCCGCCGTGCCCTGA
- a CDS encoding AraC family transcriptional regulator, producing the protein MSDETPEISAVIAAPMPLEPELDEARKELVQLINHITRGQDGTIITAVPGLQVYCISKPDGPKHGFASPALGLIAQGSKRIIVGDDIYVYDPMHYLVTSVDLPVCGHVRLTSDNQPYLGLRLELAVDEIGELIGDEKLPAKANAPASRGMYVNRIAMPVLEPVLRLLRLLDTPEDVPIVAPLIKREIMYRLLVNGEGARLRQIALQDSHTQRITKAISALRVNYAQSLRVEDMARAVHMSVSSFHHHFKAVTAMSPLQYQKQLRLQEARRQMLLTGADVASAAHNVGYESPSQFAREYGRMFGAPPLRDKRRWLGEAGNDALGAESMEAA; encoded by the coding sequence ATGTCCGACGAAACACCTGAAATCTCCGCTGTCATCGCCGCACCGATGCCGCTGGAGCCCGAACTCGACGAAGCCAGGAAGGAACTGGTGCAGTTGATCAACCACATCACGCGCGGGCAGGACGGCACCATCATCACCGCCGTACCCGGCCTGCAGGTGTACTGCATCAGCAAGCCCGATGGCCCCAAGCACGGCTTCGCAAGCCCGGCACTCGGCCTGATCGCGCAAGGCTCCAAGCGCATCATCGTGGGCGACGACATCTACGTGTACGACCCGATGCACTACCTGGTGACCTCGGTCGACCTGCCGGTGTGCGGCCATGTGCGGCTGACAAGCGACAACCAGCCCTACTTGGGCTTGCGGCTGGAACTGGCGGTCGACGAAATCGGCGAACTCATCGGCGACGAGAAGCTGCCCGCCAAGGCCAACGCGCCGGCCTCGCGCGGCATGTACGTCAACCGCATCGCGATGCCGGTGCTGGAGCCGGTGCTGCGCCTGCTGCGGCTGCTCGACACACCGGAAGACGTGCCGATCGTCGCGCCGCTCATCAAGCGCGAGATCATGTACCGCCTGCTGGTCAACGGCGAGGGCGCGCGGCTGCGGCAGATTGCGCTGCAGGACAGCCACACGCAGCGCATCACCAAGGCCATCAGCGCGCTGCGCGTCAACTATGCGCAGTCGCTGCGGGTGGAAGACATGGCGCGCGCGGTGCACATGAGCGTGTCGTCGTTCCATCACCACTTCAAGGCCGTCACCGCGATGAGCCCGCTGCAGTACCAAAAGCAACTGCGCCTGCAGGAAGCACGCCGCCAGATGCTGCTGACCGGCGCCGACGTGGCCTCCGCCGCGCACAACGTGGGCTACGAAAGCCCCTCGCAGTTCGCGCGCGAGTACGGCCGCATGTTCGGCGCGCCGCCGTTGCGCGACAAGCGCCGCTGGCTCGGCGAGGCCGGCAACGACGCATTGGGTGCCGAGTCGATGGAAGCGGCCTGA